Genomic window (Pelodiscus sinensis isolate JC-2024 chromosome 17, ASM4963464v1, whole genome shotgun sequence):
atgtgaatgtgcaccaccagtagaaacacaaaacccagcAGTGGGCCCTCTACTAATTAACTGGCTGGCATTTGAATCGGTCCTGAGTGGagacacacagcttacagggaacactgctggagaGGGGAGATCCCTCATGCTGATCAGTCCCGTGTGACTAAGAATGCATTGCATGGCAAATCACACCACAAAAACAAAGGAAGAGGATTGCCTACAGGGTGGGAAGTAGAAACCAGAAGGAAAAAATTACCCTTTTGCTCTCCAGGAACATGGGCTGTGGGGCGTGGCCTGGGCTGGCTCTATTTCTGACCAGATTTTCCGTTCCCCTCTTATCCAGGCTCTTTTGGAGGCTCTCCAAGGAGGGCAGGGCACAGGGGTACTGGGTGTGGGGTAGAGGGGGTGAAAGGCAGGGTAACGAGGAAGACGCAGTGTGAGAGGACTGACGGGATCGTCAGAGCGGGAGAGGAGACGAGGGTAAAGGAGGAGAACTGAAGACGGTGCAACAAAGGTGAATGAAGAAGCCAGAGAGCAGAGGCCTGGCGTTCAGGTTTATTCGTGTTAGTGTTTTCCAGTCCTTgctccctgggcaggtggctgcccCCGGGCTGATGAATAGATCAGGGTAATATGCTGCTCACAGTGGAGGGGGTGCACAGTTCTTCCTTGTGGGCACAGTATGGAACCCCTACATCAGGCTCTCTTGGTATTGACCTCCAAAGTTCTCCTGTAGCCACCTTTTCACGGTGCCAACATGGTTCCCCAACCAGTTCTGTATGGCTGCAATGTATTTATCTTCTGGCCCCTGGTCATGGGCCGTTTCAGAGCCTTGCTCCTGTAGACATATACCCTGCACTGGACACTGGACATGTCTGTCGGAGGGCCCTGCATTGCCCCTGGCATGTCTTTCCAGCCAGGCATTGGTGGCTCTCAGGGTCCGGCGTAGGAACTCTTCTAGGACTTTGACGTGGTTCTCCAGTAGCTTGACCTGAATCTCTGTGTAGTCTACCAGGGACCTGTCCGTGGCCCCATCATACTCCTCCAGCAACTTGTAGAGGATCATGACATTCTCATCCAGCCACGCGTGTAGGGTTCTGTTGTTGTGGTCCAGCCACATCACTATGTTTGCCGTGTGGTCTTTCTGGCACCTCTCTTGAGCGTTCTCACCTAGCCTCTTGTCAAGAGCCTCAATGTACTCCTCGTGCCATGTGTTCAGGGTCCAAACGTGTCTGTCCAACCACTTGTCGAGGGCCCCAACGTGCTCATCCAGCCAACCAAGCAGGTCCTCTGTATGCTCATCCACCCACTTGTCTGGGGTGCCCAtgtgctcctgcacccatttgtTGAGGCTCCAGAGGTGTTGGTCGACCCATGTGCCTAAGGTCCCAATGTGCTTGTCCAGATGCCTGTCTACGGTCTTGATGTGCTCGTCTAGCCTCTCCCCCACGGTCTAATGCACACAGCGCAGAGTACAGCAGTTAGAGAGACTAGCGCAGACGGCAGGCACGAGAGAGAGTTCTGCACATGAACAGCCCTGAAACTCTCACTGGGGCCCATCTTGTCTCACGCCCATGAGACTTGTCGGCTCTTTCCATCGCATAATGCCAGGGATGGGCCACTCTTTTTACAGCACTGGGGCTGCTAATTGCCCTGCTCCGGCTTCTCATTTCTCCCTACCTCCTCTCACTCCTAAGCCTCCAGCATTCCTGCCCCAATCATGGCTACGCTTGGCCAGCTTTGGTCCCCACACCATCCATGTGAACCCCCTTTGGGATGGTCAGTGACTTCCCCTGCtacttttaatatttattttccttaATCTCAGTGCAGAAGCAGACACCATTGATCATGCGACTGCCTTTGAAAGCCTCGCACCCTCTACATATGTCCTGGGTTTGCCCCAACCTGACTAACTGGCCTGCACCTCTCGCTCCAAGACTCCGCTGTGAAAGTTGTAGCAACACATGGCTGCTCCCCTTGTTTTTTCTTTAGCTACCTTTTACATTACAAATTTTACATTTACACCTTCtcataacacaggaactaggggtcaccacattatactaaagcagcgaggagtcctgtggcaccttgtagactaataGAAGTGTTGGcgcataagcttccgtgggcaaagacccacttcgtcagatgcatctgacgaaatgggtctttgcccacggaagcttatgttccaacacttcggttagtctataaagcgccacaggactcctcgccgcttttgcagattcagactaacacagctacctctctgatactcgaCACATCATattaacaggcagcaagtttaaaataaacagaaggaagtatttcttcacacagccaccaagtggaactctttgccagaggatgttgtgaagcacAAGGCTACAACAGGATTTGGAAAAGAACCGGGGAAGATCCTGGTGGATAGATTATCAATGGCTATAAGCCAGGGTAGGCagggaaggtgtccctagcctctttttgccagaagctaggaatgggcgtGAGGGCATGGaccatttgatgattccctgttctgttcattccctctgaagcagatgacattggccactgtcagaagataagaTTCAGCATGTTAAGGGTAAAAATCCTAGGTTGGTAATGTTTAAAGGTATTAAAGGGCatccattttgaaaacaaaatggaagatCAGTCTTGTGACACTGGGTTTGACAGGCCAAGGTTTTCCCGcctttttgcagcagagaggcaAGCACGTTCCAGTCAAAACCAGAGTTACCTCAGAAATTCATAACGGGTTTCCCTATAGGGGCAAACTCTGCGGGTTCTCCCTTGCAGGGGTTTCCCGCCTTAGACTGCATAAAAGGCTGGCAGCTGAACAGCTCGGGCCTGCCCATCCTAGCGGCAGGTTGTGCGGGGTTTTCCTTCCAGGTCATCTGGATTCCGGACCAGATAGCCGCAGCCATAGGGAAGACTCTACATAAGACCACAGCCAGCAACCTTGCCAATTACTTACCAACTGCAGCGGGGAAGACTACAAGGGCTCTCCTCAGTGTTCCCCTCTCAAGGCTCTCCAGGAGCCATGAGATCTGAGGTCCTGAGCGACCATCTGGGAACTGTCAAGAAGGTTTCTGTAAACTTGCCGTTATACTTACCTTATTATTTAGACTCAGCCAAAGGCTGATTTTGTTTAAATTGTTCTATCTTGTTACCTATTGAATTCTCTTTTTTTGTAAATTTTCCCTAAATAAATTTTCCGTATGTTCGGTTTACCTACAATAAATGATCTTCTTTGATTGATTAAGGGAAAAGGGAGGCACACCACCAGATGACAGAAGCTGTCTGTCACAGATCCGGACAGAGGGTCTAATATTGTTGGGACCCCCTGAAGTCTTTTCTCTCAatccttcctgccttagcaatccatccactgacttggatcgttatctactcaggtttagcaacctgtctcctgatactttatgtatagaggtaggggggtgggtgacagagcatctttctcctcccctcccccgccttcccttctcctatttatttcgagtttttttatcctctagtcataactccagttatctgaagaagtgagctgtgcccactaaagctcatgatcccacctacatgttttgttagtctattaagtgctaccagaccatttgcttgctgtttttaacaagggctagatggacctttggtctgaccccatatgaccgttcttatgtaccTCCTCTCACTTGGATGTCTCAGGTCAATATCATCAAATTCTCATATGATGTTGGCCATCCAACTCTGTCCCTTTAaattctttccccctttccctcgaTCCTACCCTGGGTGTCTGTTGGGACATCAGTCTCTAACTGAATTCCCTTCAGTTGAGTGTCTCCTGTTGGATTTACAACCAAATAGAATTTGGTGAAATTAATATTTGTTATGTGCTGGGTGAAATAAGATCAATAGGTACGAACTCatgtagaatcctagggctggaggagacctcagggagccagagtccagcctcctgcccaatgCATGACCTGTCTCAagtcaatcatcccagccaggcctttgtcaaactggaacttaaaaacctctagggatggagactccacccactccctagggaacccatcccagtgcttccccaccctcctagggaaagagtttttcctaatacccaacctagacttccaccactgcaacttgagaccattgctcctcattctgccatatgccaccactgagaacatcttctctccagcctctttggactcccccttcagggagttaaaagcttctatcaaatcccccccccctcactcttctgtagacgaaacaagcccaaattcctctgcctctcctcataggtcatgtgctcccgccccctaatcatttcggttgccctctgctggactttctccaatgtgtccacatcctttctgtaatagggggcccagaactggatgcagcactccagatgtggcctcaccagagctgaataaaggggaatggtcatttctctggatctgctggcaatgctcctctaatgcaccccaatatgtcgTTGTGCCTTCTTGGTTAAAAAGACACACCGCTgattcatatccagtttctcatccactgtaatccccaggtccttttctgccttCAATCCCCAGGTCTTTTCTCACCCTTCAATTCACACAGCTGTAAAGATATGCCCACACCTAAGGAAAAGGGAACATGTGACCTCACACACGAGTTTTTGCTAGTGCCTGCTTTTTGGTAGACGTGAGTTTGAAGGAAGGCAGAACATGATGTTTGATCCTGGAAGAAACCTGGGGAGAGGTGCCTGGGTCAGAGATCCAGTCTGAAAAGACTGCTCAGGGTGCCATGAGCAAAAGAATCCGTTACCGACTCCTGTGTCTCTGAACACAGCAGGCAGAGAccgattaagacatgctgaggcgcTAAGCGATGTCAAGTTTGAGGCCCCATAGCATCATCCAAAAAGGTGTATTATTCTAACCGAAATGGTAAAGTTTTATATCTATCTACACACCAGTACACAGGTGAGGCTGCAACTAAaactagtcttttttttttaatttagagggCCCTTCATAAGCTGAGGCCCTAAAATGCAGTTTATTTAGCTTGTGCAGTCGTTTCAGACTGGACCTCTGACCCAGACACCTCTCCCTAGGTTTCTTCCAGGATCAAACACTGTGTTTTCAGCTGTTCTTTTAGGCTGTCTGGGCATCCCTCTACTCCTCCGTGTTCTGCTTTCCTTCAAACTCACACCTCTGCCAAAAAGCAGGCACTAGCTAAAGCTCATGTGTGGGTTCACATACTCCCTTTTCCTTAGGTGTGGGCATATCATTATAGTTGTAAATTCCATCAGACACCCGACGATCACTAATTTCTCCTTCCTACTGGAACATCCTCAGGGCCCCAAACTGTGACTAGCTGCTGGGGTCAAAAAGGAGTAACTGTATTTTGCTTTTCCACCATTGTACATCACATAACGTATCCCCTGAATCTCTCTGTGATGTGTTTAACCAGTTCTGTGCAAAGCACTATTTCGTGAATGCCAGTAAGAGATGTCAATATTTGAGTAGCAGGACAAAGATCTTGCTTGAAGGCTGTGTGCCCGATGGAAGAACAATACATCACTTTATCTTCTCCCTTTACCCACACTGCTGCTTAAACTAGAACATTTAGACCACTGGCTCTCCTGTGAGTTGGGAGATGCTTTTAGAAGGTCTCACCTATACTACTAACTGTGTGAATGTATTGCAATGTACCTTTGAAGAGTAATACCAGGAAAAACTATCATCCGTAGTCTCTTGTGCTGTCCAGAAACTCCAGCTTCTCCCTGGCTCCGATACAAAAGCATTTATTTGTTAAAGTTGCAGTTCTTGAATTCCCAGCTCTCTGGCAGGGATTACTGGGAAGCAGTAGGGTGGGGGTAGGCACCTACATACACTCCTTATGTTCACCCCCTGTTGTTGCCTTCTAAAATGCGCATTCAGGAACATCAATGTCCATTTGGCTTCTGATTTAAAACTGGCCAGTAGCGCTGCACCTGCCTTTCATACCCACAATACTGGATGGACTCCTAGGACTGGAAGtcaccttgagaggtcatctaatccagtctcctgtactcacagcaggaccaagcaccatctaaacccTCCCTGATAGATTCCTATCTGACTTGCTCttaaaaaaatctccagtgatggagattccacaacccccctaggcaattttttccagtgtttaaccatcctgacaggtagcacgttttccctaatgtccaacctaaacctccctttgcaCGTATCATTTAAGCAGTGAGATTGCTGCCCATGATCAATTGCACCTGCCATATCACAGGCTCTGTCCATCTCAAACATGGAAAATTAAGGTCATGTGACTGGTGGATTCTGGAACCCAATTAGGGCAAGGCTTGGTGTGGAGTCAGAGGGGCTGCTGGGAGGAAGAATTCAGCCCAGCCTTCAGCCCCTAGGAGGAAACTCTGATCTCAAGGGGTGAGTTTCCAGGCTAGGGAGGCTAGAAGTTGAGGATTGTGGAAGTGAAGGCCCCCAAACCAACTGTAAGAGGCTATGTGGTGGGAGCTGGACTCTACCAAATAAATTAGACTCAGGGGCACTGGGGGACATTGTTTTAAAGATGTTTCTGAGGGTGCATTTTTCTGGGAACTTctgaaggaaactgaggcagagttcCTGCAGGACCATCCCATGCTTTGGGGGTGGAAAGCCTATAACAGAGGTTACCACTAGCCTTGTTTGGATTGCCCAACAAAATCCTGTGGCTTTTCTGCTGGTGGGGATGCTGCCAATAAACCCAAGTTGCTGTTGAGACATTTGAGTTCAGCAGGAGATGAGGGATTTATAAGTCATGGGAGGGGTTAGGCGCTGCAATCCTACAGAATTCTAGTAGGAGCTGGCTTCTTTAAGCTCAGTTAAAAATTCCACCCTCAGGGTTCGGGATCCGTACATGGAAGCATTCTGCTGTGAAGACGCTGTTGGCTCTTGCTAATAGCTGAGACCAGCTCTAGCTGCTTGGGGCGTTCAGAACATGGCTACATTCTGGAAGACTCCAACTGGCCGCAGCGCTGAGGGTGACACTCACCAGGAATGGGCATAACCAATTGCGCCACCAGAATCAGCAGCAGCATGGTGGATGGAAGTCCCTGTGAGGAGCAGAGGAACAGTGCAAAGTTTGACATCCCAACGCTGGATGTGTGGGCAAAATGTTGCCTGTTTCATAGTGTTTTGTCCCTGGGGCCTACCCACTCAGGCTAGAAGAGATGGGATCTGCCATCTCCTCCCCTTTCCGTCTGCCTTAGGTTGTCTTCTCCCACGTCACCCCAGCTGGGCTTTTGTTAAAGGGTCTTTGGTTGCTGCAAAGTCCTAGGCTCCTCCCCTGTTTACAGGGGAAGGACTTTCTAACCCCACCAGtacagaggccaaggactgaaATGCGTCCTAGAGACTGAATTCCACCCTCATCCTCCTAAGCAGAGTTAAACACGTTGTGGAGCAGTGTGTGGCGTGTTTACGTTGCTGTTGGTCGGTCTCAGAGGAGGCATCTAACGGCATCACCTTGCCCCTTCTCACAACCACCCAATTCACTTACAAACGAGAGAGAAGAGAGTGTGGCACCTGCACAACTGGGGCAGGAGAGGTGAGACCTCAGCCGCACATATTTGATAAATATTATTTAACAATATGCAGCCTGGGCACAAGCCTGGAACCCTCCTTGATTCCAGACAGCCTCCTGCCTCTTTTagacaacctcccctccccctgagctaCCCCACTGTAGCAGTGCAGTGGTGCAAAGCGGCATCAGCAAATACAGCTGGCTGgatgctcagctggtgtaaatcggTCTGGCTCCCTTGAGCTGAATTGCACCAACCCACAGTGCCCAGTACATCCCTGCTCAGAGAACCGCCCCCAACACTTAGCAGCTGCTTGAGTGAATCTTAGTGGACCAGCCAGCGGCATGAGTTCCAGAAAAGAGCTGTCTGCTCAGCCCTCCGTGCTCCACTCGGTGAGCTGTCCGGAAGGGCGAGGAGCGTAAACCTCAAGGCCAGAGCATTGCTGAGGTGAGCAAGGCGAGGGATGCCACCTGCCTCTCCCTCACCTGCTCGTTCTGCAAGGGTAGCCACACAGACTGTAATCTGTGCCCCTGGCTAGTGCTGCCCCTCTGCGCTGAGATCCCAGGCCCACCCTCCATTGCAGACCCCAGAAAGGACGTTGGCCAAGTCTGGTTGACTTCCAGTTCAATGAAATGCCCTTGAATCCCTCAGTGAACCTGAGAACCCCCTGGGGCAGGATCCAATCTCCCAGGAGGAGGAAGCCTTGCTTTTTGCATGGCCCATGGTTGTATAACTAAGTGTCATGGGAAGAAACTGAGCAAAGGGAACATTTGGGTTAAATGTCAGGGACCTAGAAGTGAGATTtttccagtctggggctggatTCAGAGTCCGACCGCATACCCAGCTGACTCCTAATATCTTGGTGAGGTGAGGTGGGTAAGGATTGAGCTGCCTTCTGCATTCTCTAGCATGGGGGTCTGTTAAACGGTTGCAGTCTACCATGGGAAGCCCTCGAGATCTCGTGGTGTGAGTCCTTTAACTAGTCTTGGCCAGCAAATGTCCGTTCAGCATCCTGGCGTCTGTATCCCCAGAGCTGGTTGCATTATGTGGCGTGAATGGTTTGGCTCTTTGAATCCATCTTGGAAGTAGCCACAAACCACTCAAGGAGTCTCCAGGAGTTTTTGCCTTTCTCCCGTTTGGCTCACAACTCCCTGACACCCATGTAGGACCCCTTCCCTCAGGGGATGGAGAATCTCTTTTCTAAAAGAAGGATCTGACCTGGTTTGTGATGCTTCTGTGACTTGCTTGGGAGCCCCGTGAGAGACCATACCCtgttctcccaccctcccctctctGAGCTGAATGTCAGCCCAGCCCAGcgtctgctgctgcttcccttgcTGATGATGTGTCCCTGTGACCTCAGAATCAACTGCCATCCCCATGGTAACTGGTGAAATCAAAAGGCAGCATCCTTTGCCTGGGGGAAGCAAGTTTCTCCTCTTGAGGAGCTGAGGTCATGAGGTCTACAGAGGACCAAGGATCTATTCCACAGAGTTGGGTCAGAGGATACAGGAGAGTAATGGATGGGAAGTATATTAGCCTCAGAGTAAGATCATCTCTGTTCCCCGAGTAACTGGGAGGGGCTAGTCTAGAACCAGCAaagtcagtgggggggggggggggcagttgagGACCTGGGGCTGACTGAGTGGGCTTGTGGAGGCAGGTGAGCCTTGGCTAATTAGAACACCTGAAGTCAATTAAAGAAACCAGTTGAGATTGGCTAGAAAAGGCGCTGCCCTGCAgttggtggggtgcaggaatagCTGAGAGGACAGAGGAACATGCTGCTGGGAGTAGGAGAAAACGAGCACCATGTGGACACGAGGAGGATGAGCTGGTGAGAAGGAGGGTGCTGGGGAAGTAGCCATGGGGTCGTGGAGCTGTCTCTTGTAGCAGGTGTTGGAGACTCTCAGAGGCAGCTGCTATCACAGGGCCCTGGGAGGGAACCCGCAGTATAGGGTGGGCctgtgttagaatcatagaatcataggactggaagggacctcgagaggtcatcgagtccagccccctgccctcaaggcaggaccaagctccgtctacaccatccctgacagatgtctatccaacctgttcttaaatatctccagagagggagattccaccacctcccttggcaatttattccaatatttgaccaccctgacagttaggaattttttcctaatgtccaatctaaacctcccctgctgcactttaagcccattactccttgtcctgtcctcagaaaccaagaggaacaaattttctccttcctccttgtgacacccttttagatatttgaaaaccgctatcaacacccattccccccccaacacccatTCCCACTAAGGGAGACTTCGGAGTCTATTCTCCCTTTATATCTGACACTCGCCAATGATGAGAGGAGCTCAACAAAGCAGCAAGCTAATGCCCTAGGTGTGGTGCTTAAaactgagggctgctgtgagcctctgagatGAGCAAACCCGCCAGAAAGCACAGGACCTGCCAAGTGCAAGCAGGAGCTTTATGTCCATATAGACACTGTCACAGActgtgggtgggaagggggaacagCAAGCTCTCTTCTTGATTTACTGTGCCGTGTGGCCAGGACTCTCAGTGCGCATGGAAACATTCTTTGCTGACTTGGGGCCCCACCAAGATGCAGTGGGGGCCTTGAATAATGGCAGCCAGTTTGCGGCCCTGCAGCTTTCCAGGGGAAACGTCTTTGTAATGCAAataggggatgggatggggaggggaaggaagacgCTCTAGACTAGAGTTCTGTGGGGGGGTGTGTGTAACGAGCTTCAAAACAAAACGTAAAACGTTCTCCTTTGGTTCATGTCTGACTGGCAGTTTTTGCTGCTTTTGTTACTGCTTGTGAAAGAACAGGGACTTAGCGCCTTCTCCCGTGGGTGGCCTTGTGTAACTGATCTTTAGCGTTGGTCAAATTTTGCCTCACTGCTGCGATGATACCTGCTTTACCTATAAATAACGAATATAGTGATGGATCTAATACAGGAGCAGGGAGCcacaggcctgggggctgcatgtgccccccccccagcttacctggatccagcccccaaggctcagggatcccccttcactggggagcccatgctgacaCTCCaaccccccctgccacccaccaacagggctggagcacacaaaatctactagcctgggccccccataGCTCTGGTGcgcaaggggaatggggggggggggaagtgtcttTTTCTTCCTCAGTCAGGGTCTTCttgctttgcttctcacttctgtgcagcccccaactgatttttcagtgggttagtggcccccaaccccccaaaagttccccacccctgatttaataCCTCAATAAAGGCTGGTTACATAGTTCCAGATCTGATTGCTCTATTGTAGCTCTCaaatcttttctttctctctctgtgtgtgtgtgtgtgaaggtcaTCACACCGACTGAAGTCTCCTCTCTTTAGATCAGGTAAGACACAGACTCCAGGTGTCCATACTTCTCCCATCCTGCTCTGCAAGTATTCCTCAGCCCTGTTCTGGAGATTGCATTCCTAGTGTGACATGCTCTCGCGTCCACCCTGTGCTTGGC
Coding sequences:
- the LOC112544589 gene encoding uncharacterized protein LOC112544589, with the protein product MLLLILVAQLVMPIPGRSWSFWTAQETTDDSFSWYYSSKTVGERLDEHIKTVDRHLDKHIGTLGTWVDQHLWSLNKWVQEHMGTPDKWVDEHTEDLLGWLDEHVGALDKWLDRHVWTLNTWHEEYIEALDKRLGENAQERCQKDHTANIVMWLDHNNRTLHAWLDENVMILYKLLEEYDGATDRSLVDYTEIQVKLLENHVKVLEEFLRRTLRATNAWLERHARGNAGPSDRHVQCPVQGICLQEQGSETAHDQGPEDKYIAAIQNWLGNHVGTVKRWLQENFGGQYQESLM